A genome region from Chlorobaculum tepidum TLS includes the following:
- a CDS encoding MFS transporter has translation MVVKSNQMEMKQEKRFFGLSGNVFFAGLVSFCMDVSSEMIYPLVPLFLASVLGVNKAMIGLIEGSAESMASLVKVFSGWYSDRLGKRKRLMLAGYSVSTLSRPLMALAGGWHQVLAARLVDRFGKGVRTAPRDAIIADSTEPSWLGRAFSFHRSMDTMGAVVGPAIAFIGLQVYHSSYRQLFWLSSLPGVLAVLIIVFFIREKRDAPVRADAEKPRSTGGGKLDRRAWFFIVIVAVFALGNSSDAFLILRAGQLGVPAAMIPAVYLLFNLVYSITAIPAGIVADRYGRKRLILAGFVLFAALYAGFAVAGSPLAVWVLFALYGVFMGLTEGIQKAFLATLTPEGLKGTAFGLYAGAVGLAALPSSLIAGVLWDRVSPSATFWFGAATALLAAALFAVFIAGIKSKPSFGE, from the coding sequence GTGGTTGTCAAATCAAACCAGATGGAGATGAAGCAGGAGAAGCGCTTTTTCGGGTTGAGCGGCAACGTCTTTTTTGCCGGGCTGGTGAGCTTCTGCATGGACGTCAGTTCCGAGATGATCTACCCGCTGGTGCCGCTGTTTCTGGCCAGCGTGCTTGGGGTGAACAAGGCCATGATCGGCCTCATCGAGGGGAGCGCCGAGTCGATGGCGAGCCTGGTCAAGGTCTTTTCCGGCTGGTACTCCGACCGGCTCGGCAAGCGCAAGCGGCTGATGCTGGCGGGCTATTCGGTCTCGACGTTGAGCCGTCCGCTGATGGCGCTGGCTGGCGGCTGGCATCAGGTGCTGGCCGCGCGTCTCGTTGACCGCTTCGGCAAGGGCGTCCGCACCGCGCCGCGTGACGCCATTATTGCGGATTCCACCGAACCGTCATGGCTTGGCCGCGCTTTCAGCTTTCACCGCTCGATGGACACTATGGGCGCGGTTGTCGGCCCGGCCATCGCCTTTATCGGCTTGCAAGTGTACCACAGCTCTTACCGTCAGCTTTTCTGGCTCTCGAGCCTGCCGGGCGTTCTCGCCGTGCTCATCATCGTCTTCTTCATCCGGGAAAAGCGGGACGCGCCGGTCAGGGCTGACGCTGAAAAGCCGCGGAGTACCGGAGGCGGGAAGCTCGACCGGCGGGCGTGGTTTTTCATCGTGATCGTCGCGGTCTTCGCGCTGGGCAATTCGAGCGATGCGTTTCTGATCCTCCGTGCCGGCCAGCTCGGCGTTCCGGCGGCGATGATTCCCGCCGTTTATCTGCTCTTCAATCTCGTCTATTCCATCACGGCCATTCCCGCCGGAATCGTCGCCGACCGGTATGGCCGCAAGCGGCTCATTCTCGCAGGATTCGTGCTGTTCGCCGCCCTGTACGCAGGGTTCGCCGTGGCGGGAAGTCCGCTTGCCGTGTGGGTTTTGTTCGCACTTTACGGAGTCTTCATGGGGCTGACCGAGGGGATCCAGAAGGCGTTTCTCGCTACGCTGACGCCGGAAGGTCTCAAAGGCACGGCATTCGGCCTCTATGCCGGAGCCGTCGGATTGGCGGCATTGCCGTCGAGCCTGATCGCCGGAGTGTTGTGGGACAGGGTTTCGCCATCAGCGACATTCTGGTTCGGCGCGGCGACAGCCTTGCTCGCAGCCGCGCTGTTCGCGGTGTTTATCGCGGGGATAAAGTCGAAGCCCTCTTTCGGGGAGTGA
- a CDS encoding protein-L-isoaspartate(D-aspartate) O-methyltransferase: MQQDDDMARERQEMVVELKRYGISNARVLDAFLTVRRHLFVDAQSRPYAYSDNAMPIGFGQTISQPYTVAYMTSLLVERVPSGKVLEIGTGSGYQAAILAELGYRVYTIERIAGLYAAAGRVLDALGLPVHPRLGDGTLGWPEEAPFDGIIVTAAAPREPHTLMSQLAEGGVLVVPIGDLGSQQMTVIRRRGERFEHEIFHNFAFVPLCGREGWADNNE; this comes from the coding sequence ATGCAACAGGATGACGACATGGCTCGGGAGCGCCAGGAGATGGTGGTAGAGCTCAAGCGTTACGGTATCAGCAACGCCCGAGTGCTCGATGCGTTTCTGACGGTCAGGCGTCATCTCTTTGTCGATGCACAGAGCCGGCCCTACGCCTACAGCGACAATGCTATGCCGATCGGATTCGGCCAGACCATTTCGCAGCCCTATACGGTGGCGTACATGACTTCGCTGCTGGTGGAGCGCGTTCCATCCGGCAAGGTGCTTGAAATCGGTACCGGTTCGGGCTACCAGGCGGCTATTCTCGCCGAGCTTGGCTATCGTGTCTATACCATCGAGCGGATTGCCGGGTTGTACGCAGCGGCGGGGCGCGTGCTCGATGCGCTTGGTTTGCCCGTTCACCCGCGTCTCGGTGATGGAACGCTCGGCTGGCCGGAGGAGGCGCCGTTCGACGGCATCATCGTGACCGCCGCCGCGCCGCGCGAGCCGCATACGCTCATGAGCCAGCTTGCCGAAGGCGGCGTGCTCGTTGTGCCGATTGGCGACCTCGGTTCACAGCAGATGACCGTCATTCGGCGCAGGGGCGAGCGGTTCGAGCATGAGATTTTTCACAACTTCGCCTTCGTGCCGCTCTGCGGGCGTGAAGGTTGGGCAGACAACAACGAATAA
- a CDS encoding sensor histidine kinase: MDGRKTAMTPSLQRRLTAMLAGAIVLAALVAAATSFYFSYREAKEFQDDMLRQIAVLQSRGEWETVGAGALSVPSSSASLSDPESRITIFHFTDRSAPRWLAGHLAPGFHTLRQEGEPVRVFIVHGPSAMTAVAQPTDTRDELALNSALRTLAPGLLLLPLMALLVMRIVRSALKPVTTLSRLLDQQQPGQPVPLPERGIPEEIMPFVEALNRLLGRISLLLGQQRRFIADAAHELRSPLTALSLQAENLRQASSADQMRARLVPLQSGIERARQLTAQLLDLARVQAHPSGAAPVDLPALARELIAGYLPLAEARGIDLGLDDSGPVLLDGDPESFTLILKNGLENALKYVQPGGTVTVRLAVEHGDGIAEVIDNGPGIPESERERVFDAFYRTPGSGQPGSGLGLTIAREAARSLGGDLRVLSGPDGQGTVFRYRQRGREAG; the protein is encoded by the coding sequence ATGGATGGTCGAAAAACAGCCATGACGCCCTCGCTGCAACGGCGTCTGACCGCGATGCTGGCCGGGGCGATCGTGCTGGCGGCACTGGTCGCGGCGGCGACTTCGTTCTATTTTTCCTACCGCGAGGCCAAAGAGTTTCAGGACGACATGCTCCGCCAGATCGCGGTGCTTCAGTCTCGCGGCGAGTGGGAGACCGTTGGAGCCGGAGCATTGTCAGTCCCCTCGTCTTCGGCCTCTCTGAGCGATCCCGAGTCCAGAATCACGATTTTTCATTTCACTGACCGATCCGCGCCGCGCTGGCTTGCCGGGCATCTCGCGCCCGGCTTTCACACGCTCCGGCAGGAGGGCGAACCGGTGCGGGTGTTCATCGTTCACGGGCCGTCCGCGATGACGGCGGTCGCGCAACCGACCGATACGCGCGATGAACTCGCGCTCAACAGCGCCTTGCGCACGCTCGCGCCGGGCCTGTTGCTGCTGCCGCTCATGGCGCTGCTCGTCATGCGCATCGTCCGTTCCGCGCTCAAGCCCGTCACCACGCTGTCGCGCCTGCTCGACCAGCAGCAGCCCGGCCAGCCGGTTCCGCTGCCGGAGCGCGGCATTCCCGAAGAGATAATGCCGTTCGTGGAGGCGCTCAACCGGCTGCTTGGGCGCATTTCACTTTTGCTTGGCCAGCAGCGGCGTTTCATTGCCGACGCGGCCCACGAGCTGCGCAGTCCGCTGACGGCGCTCTCCCTTCAGGCGGAGAATCTCCGGCAGGCGTCAAGCGCCGACCAGATGCGCGCCCGGCTTGTGCCGCTTCAGTCGGGCATCGAACGCGCCCGCCAGCTTACCGCGCAGCTTCTCGATCTGGCGCGGGTGCAGGCGCACCCTTCCGGCGCGGCTCCGGTCGATCTTCCGGCGCTGGCGCGAGAGCTGATCGCCGGGTACCTGCCGCTGGCGGAGGCTCGCGGCATCGATCTCGGCCTTGACGATTCAGGCCCGGTGTTGCTCGACGGCGATCCTGAAAGCTTCACGCTGATTCTGAAAAACGGCCTCGAAAACGCCCTGAAATACGTTCAGCCGGGCGGAACGGTGACGGTCAGGCTCGCCGTCGAACATGGCGACGGAATCGCGGAGGTGATCGATAACGGCCCCGGCATTCCGGAGAGCGAGCGGGAGCGGGTGTTCGATGCGTTTTACCGCACGCCCGGTTCCGGCCAGCCCGGCAGCGGCCTCGGCCTGACTATCGCGCGCGAAGCTGCCCGCTCGCTCGGCGGCGACCTCCGTGTGCTGTCTGGCCCCGATGGCCAGGGCACGGTATTTCGCTACCGGCAACGCGGGCGCGAAGCCGGGTGA
- a CDS encoding peptidylprolyl isomerase — MSKLRDKTHIVLFVLVAAFLALIVFEWGMNFTGPTRKAGVAGKVNGESISMNEYEALYNNIVAGFRQSNPGVEITSGLDAKFREQAWNYVVDQTLLAQLLKKYGITVTDQEVLDAVNNPVNPPAIIRQNFTDPRTGKIDRQLLEQARSDPKAKDFWLNAQEAIKRELMVNKLVMTLRTMVFVTDPELTEVVQRQFTTFAGSFIPFPYSYAGAETNFPVKDDEIKAWYDSHKEQFREEPVRSAEFVFFPLTPSRQDSLQVKKEIDGLIPQFAAAKSDSEFVKIQSDLPNSANVTLSRADFSPAAGQALFSSPKLVPGQIVGPIADEGYYRLLKIKSVTTGEPVASASHILIRLNPADKAEAARAMGLLKKISEELKGGASFASLAAKYSEDPGSARNGGFVGWFTKDRMVPQFAQAVFAGKPGQIVGPVQTQFGLHIIKIEGFDNRRIVCSEVARQIKASTQTSETIKRQAQAFLTEAKSKGFEAAAKAQRLEVGKTGDFTRQSLLAVPGMGEAITGFAFKAKDSDISDVLDAEKGFVVAKLLTQNDTGYHQLDAQLKEMIKTELVREKQGAALKSKLVALSKSSGGSLDAIAAKDPSLRKITSKEIRWRDGYIDGYGVDPQLVEGMAGMKLNTLSQPVQTSGGYALVQLTSRQLAPGTDLAAEKQKVLPQLMQARQQQFLSEYLQSYRRNAKIEDFR, encoded by the coding sequence ATGAGCAAGTTGAGGGATAAAACGCACATCGTGTTGTTTGTCCTCGTGGCGGCGTTCCTTGCCCTGATCGTTTTCGAGTGGGGGATGAACTTCACCGGCCCCACCAGAAAAGCGGGCGTAGCCGGGAAGGTCAATGGCGAGTCGATCTCCATGAATGAATACGAAGCGTTGTACAACAACATTGTCGCCGGGTTCCGGCAGAGCAATCCAGGCGTAGAAATCACCTCCGGCCTCGACGCGAAGTTTCGCGAGCAGGCCTGGAACTATGTTGTCGATCAGACGCTTCTTGCCCAGCTTCTCAAGAAATATGGCATCACCGTCACCGACCAGGAGGTGCTCGACGCGGTCAATAATCCCGTCAATCCGCCAGCGATCATTCGCCAGAACTTCACCGATCCCAGGACTGGCAAGATCGACCGCCAGTTGCTTGAACAGGCGCGTAGCGATCCGAAAGCCAAAGATTTCTGGCTCAACGCCCAGGAGGCGATCAAGCGCGAACTGATGGTCAACAAGCTGGTTATGACACTGAGGACCATGGTTTTCGTTACCGATCCCGAGCTTACTGAAGTGGTGCAGCGCCAGTTCACCACCTTTGCCGGTTCGTTTATTCCCTTTCCGTACAGCTATGCGGGCGCGGAAACCAATTTTCCGGTCAAAGATGACGAGATCAAGGCCTGGTACGACTCTCACAAGGAGCAGTTCCGGGAGGAGCCGGTGCGTAGCGCTGAGTTTGTCTTTTTCCCGTTGACTCCCTCCAGGCAGGATAGCCTTCAGGTTAAAAAGGAGATCGACGGGCTGATTCCGCAGTTCGCTGCGGCAAAGAGCGACAGCGAGTTCGTCAAGATTCAGAGCGACCTGCCGAATTCGGCGAATGTTACGCTTTCAAGAGCGGACTTTTCGCCCGCCGCAGGGCAGGCGCTGTTCAGCTCGCCGAAGCTCGTGCCCGGCCAGATTGTCGGCCCCATCGCCGACGAGGGCTACTACCGCTTGCTCAAGATTAAGAGCGTCACGACCGGCGAACCGGTTGCGAGCGCCTCGCACATTCTGATTCGCCTTAATCCGGCGGACAAGGCCGAGGCCGCGCGCGCCATGGGCCTGCTCAAAAAGATTTCCGAGGAGCTGAAGGGAGGCGCGTCATTCGCCTCGCTGGCCGCTAAATATTCCGAGGATCCCGGCAGCGCCCGCAACGGCGGTTTTGTTGGCTGGTTCACCAAGGATCGCATGGTGCCCCAGTTCGCCCAGGCGGTCTTTGCCGGCAAGCCCGGTCAGATCGTCGGGCCGGTGCAGACCCAGTTCGGCCTGCATATCATCAAGATCGAAGGGTTTGACAACCGGCGCATCGTCTGCTCGGAGGTCGCCCGCCAGATCAAGGCATCGACGCAGACCTCCGAAACGATCAAGCGTCAAGCGCAGGCTTTCCTGACCGAGGCAAAGTCGAAGGGATTTGAAGCGGCGGCGAAGGCGCAGAGGCTCGAAGTGGGCAAAACCGGCGACTTTACGCGCCAGAGCCTGCTCGCCGTGCCGGGCATGGGCGAGGCGATTACTGGCTTCGCATTCAAGGCCAAAGATAGTGATATTTCCGACGTGCTCGATGCCGAGAAGGGATTCGTGGTCGCGAAGTTGTTGACGCAAAACGATACCGGTTATCACCAGCTCGACGCCCAGCTCAAGGAGATGATCAAAACCGAACTGGTTCGTGAAAAACAGGGCGCGGCGCTGAAATCGAAGCTTGTCGCTTTGTCGAAAAGCTCCGGCGGCTCGCTCGACGCCATCGCCGCAAAGGACCCGTCTCTGCGTAAAATCACCTCGAAGGAGATTCGCTGGCGCGACGGCTACATCGACGGGTACGGCGTCGATCCCCAGCTCGTGGAGGGAATGGCGGGCATGAAGCTCAACACGCTTTCGCAGCCGGTACAGACCAGCGGAGGATATGCGCTCGTGCAACTGACCAGCCGCCAGCTTGCACCGGGCACCGATCTTGCCGCCGAGAAACAGAAGGTTTTGCCGCAACTGATGCAGGCCAGGCAGCAGCAGTTCCTTTCCGAGTATCTGCAATCGTATCGCCGGAACGCCAAAATCGAGGATTTCAGGTAG
- a CDS encoding COG4705 family protein: MNKNDAAAQALSKVPQVTLMFWAIKILATTLGETGGDAVTMSMKLGYAEGSLIFLAFFAVALLFQVFSVGYHPARYWAVVVATTTVGTTMSDYLDRTLGLGYVNSSAILLLGVLLVLFAWNRIMGRIEFEGIADRRDELFYWLTILVSNTLGTALGDFVADDVGLGFQLGALLFGVLIVAVAIAYYKTSISPNILFWAAYVLTRPLGATLGDTLTKPLAHGGLSLGRISSSLVILALMVAAITLNHRAEQRRAVAVAS, encoded by the coding sequence ATGAATAAAAACGATGCCGCCGCTCAGGCGTTGAGCAAGGTGCCGCAGGTGACGCTGATGTTCTGGGCGATAAAGATTCTGGCGACCACGCTTGGCGAGACTGGCGGGGATGCGGTCACCATGTCGATGAAGCTCGGGTACGCCGAGGGGAGCCTGATTTTCCTCGCCTTTTTCGCTGTGGCGCTGCTCTTCCAGGTTTTCTCCGTCGGGTATCATCCGGCGCGGTACTGGGCGGTGGTGGTCGCCACGACGACTGTCGGCACCACCATGTCGGACTACCTCGATCGCACGCTCGGCCTCGGCTACGTCAACTCATCGGCGATTCTTTTGCTTGGCGTGCTGCTGGTGCTGTTTGCGTGGAACCGGATCATGGGCAGGATCGAGTTCGAGGGGATTGCCGACCGGCGCGACGAGCTTTTTTACTGGCTGACCATTCTGGTCTCCAACACGCTCGGCACGGCGCTCGGCGACTTCGTGGCTGACGATGTCGGTCTCGGCTTCCAGCTCGGTGCGTTGCTCTTTGGCGTGCTGATTGTCGCGGTCGCCATCGCGTATTACAAGACGAGCATTTCGCCCAACATCCTTTTTTGGGCGGCCTACGTGCTGACCCGCCCGCTCGGCGCGACGCTTGGCGACACGCTCACCAAGCCGCTCGCGCATGGCGGCCTGTCGCTCGGCCGCATCAGCTCGTCGCTGGTGATTCTCGCGCTCATGGTGGCGGCGATCACGCTCAACCACCGGGCCGAACAGCGCCGCGCCGTGGCGGTCGCATCCTGA
- a CDS encoding glycosyltransferase family 4 protein — MKQVVPTDNDVRGLRTFDTIIMISILCLHLSPHRPSFRYRMGQFLPHWNQYGIQADTLCVSGKEASRNIARALAVCGNYDYVWIQRKVFPPPLVWLFSRKANVIFDFDDAIHVKQVMLTGKQEPESWLKRQWIARTLQRSAMVLAGSDALKDYAEQYNGNVHLVPTPFETPPQKLNVHQKNKTVTIGWIGINANLYFLRQIDETLSLLAEKYPWVQFSLMSGKMASGMKTPWKLTPWSSESEKSWLSEIDIGIMPLTDDEWCRGKCAFKLIQYMAYGKPVVASNVGANRSTIEQGVNGFLADSAKEWLDALEQLVLNEGLRRRMGDESRRIHLERFERAEVQRTIANLIAEHHRSATAG, encoded by the coding sequence ATGAAACAAGTTGTTCCGACGGACAACGATGTGCGCGGACTGCGAACTTTCGATACCATCATCATGATCTCCATTTTGTGTCTGCACCTTTCGCCACACCGTCCGAGTTTTCGTTACAGGATGGGGCAGTTCCTGCCGCACTGGAATCAGTACGGCATTCAGGCCGATACCCTCTGCGTTTCGGGAAAAGAGGCGTCAAGAAACATCGCGAGGGCGCTGGCCGTTTGCGGAAATTACGACTACGTGTGGATTCAGCGCAAGGTGTTTCCGCCGCCGCTGGTCTGGCTGTTCTCGCGCAAGGCGAACGTGATCTTTGATTTCGACGACGCCATCCATGTCAAGCAAGTGATGCTCACCGGAAAACAGGAGCCTGAAAGCTGGCTGAAACGCCAATGGATCGCCCGCACACTGCAACGCTCGGCCATGGTGCTGGCGGGCAGCGATGCGCTCAAGGATTATGCGGAGCAATACAACGGCAACGTGCATCTGGTGCCGACCCCTTTTGAAACTCCGCCGCAAAAACTCAACGTCCACCAGAAAAACAAAACCGTCACCATCGGCTGGATCGGCATCAACGCTAATCTCTATTTCCTCCGGCAAATCGATGAAACGCTCAGCCTGCTCGCCGAAAAATATCCGTGGGTGCAATTTTCGCTGATGAGCGGAAAAATGGCGAGCGGAATGAAAACGCCGTGGAAACTGACGCCGTGGTCGTCGGAAAGCGAGAAATCGTGGCTGTCCGAAATCGACATTGGCATCATGCCGCTGACCGACGACGAGTGGTGTCGGGGCAAGTGCGCGTTCAAGCTGATCCAGTACATGGCTTACGGAAAACCGGTGGTCGCCTCAAATGTCGGAGCCAACAGGTCAACCATTGAACAAGGGGTGAACGGATTTCTGGCGGACAGCGCGAAAGAGTGGCTCGATGCGCTCGAACAACTGGTGCTCAACGAGGGGTTGAGACGGCGAATGGGCGATGAAAGCCGGAGAATTCATCTCGAACGGTTTGAGAGAGCGGAGGTTCAGCGAACCATAGCCAATTTAATAGCGGAGCATCACCGTTCGGCAACCGCCGGATAA
- the thiL gene encoding thiamine-phosphate kinase, whose protein sequence is MSYNPISEIGEFGLIDRLAKITAPSTKQRPELIEGIGDDCAVWQSDESVVQVATTDILTEHVHFDLLTTPLHHLGSKAISVNVSDICAMNAMPDYAVISIAVPPKMPVEMVEELYKGMNHAAEIYGLAIAGGDTSSSASGLFISVSMTGTTTPELLTLRKGASPGDLICVTGTLGGSTAGLHLLQREKATMIEQMRNNEPYNKEVMAELQEYTEAIRCHLLPKARIDIIDFFSEEGIVPTAMIDISDGLVSDLGHLCRRSGVGAKIDESKLPVLPEARAVAEEFQQDVFDWALTGGEDYQLLFTVPKSQYDLIASHRDITVIGEISEKEEGMMLTDIFGMTIDMADMKRGFDHFAG, encoded by the coding sequence ATGTCATATAACCCTATTTCCGAGATTGGCGAATTCGGTCTGATCGACCGGCTTGCAAAGATTACCGCCCCCTCCACAAAGCAGCGACCGGAGCTGATCGAAGGGATCGGCGACGACTGCGCGGTGTGGCAAAGCGACGAGTCGGTGGTGCAGGTCGCGACGACCGACATTCTGACCGAACACGTCCACTTCGACCTCTTGACCACGCCACTACACCACCTCGGAAGCAAGGCAATCAGCGTCAACGTCTCGGACATCTGCGCGATGAACGCCATGCCGGATTACGCCGTGATCTCGATCGCCGTACCGCCGAAGATGCCAGTGGAGATGGTCGAAGAGCTGTACAAGGGAATGAACCACGCCGCCGAAATCTATGGCCTCGCCATCGCGGGCGGCGACACCTCGTCGTCGGCGTCGGGGCTGTTCATCTCGGTTTCAATGACCGGAACGACAACGCCGGAGCTGCTCACATTGCGCAAAGGCGCGTCGCCGGGCGATTTGATCTGTGTGACGGGAACGCTTGGCGGCTCGACCGCCGGCCTGCACCTGTTGCAGCGTGAAAAGGCGACGATGATCGAGCAGATGCGCAACAACGAACCGTACAACAAGGAGGTGATGGCCGAGTTGCAGGAATACACCGAAGCAATTCGCTGCCACCTGCTGCCGAAAGCACGCATCGACATCATCGACTTTTTCAGCGAAGAGGGCATCGTACCGACCGCCATGATCGATATTTCGGACGGCCTGGTCTCCGACCTCGGCCACCTCTGCCGCCGCTCCGGTGTCGGCGCGAAGATCGACGAGAGCAAGCTGCCCGTCCTGCCCGAAGCGCGAGCCGTGGCCGAAGAGTTCCAGCAGGACGTCTTCGACTGGGCGCTCACCGGCGGCGAAGACTACCAGCTCCTCTTCACCGTCCCGAAATCGCAGTACGACCTCATCGCCAGCCACCGCGACATCACGGTCATCGGCGAAATCTCCGAGAAAGAAGAGGGCATGATGCTGACCGACATCTTCGGCATGACCATCGACATGGCCGACATGAAACGGGGATTCGATCACTTCGCGGGGTGA
- a CDS encoding response regulator transcription factor, producing the protein MRVLLVEDDPMIAEAVSVALKDAAYAVDWVRDGEKAADALRYGEHQAVLLDLGLPGRGGLEVLAALREGGSSIPVIIITARDGLGERIAGLDSGADDYLVKPFDLDELLARLRAVIRRQGGQASGLIGNGQITLDPATHTAFCGEERAVLSSREFAVLHALLLQPGRILSRSALEERVYGWDEEVESNAIDYLIHQLRRKLGATSIKNIRGAGWMVEKQP; encoded by the coding sequence ATGCGCGTGCTGCTTGTCGAGGATGATCCCATGATTGCCGAGGCGGTTTCGGTGGCGCTGAAGGATGCGGCGTATGCGGTGGACTGGGTGCGCGATGGCGAGAAGGCTGCCGACGCGCTTCGTTATGGCGAGCATCAGGCCGTGCTGCTCGACCTGGGGCTTCCGGGGCGCGGCGGTCTGGAGGTGCTCGCGGCGCTTCGGGAGGGCGGGAGTTCGATTCCCGTCATCATCATCACCGCCCGCGACGGTCTCGGCGAGCGCATCGCGGGGCTGGATTCGGGCGCGGACGATTATCTCGTCAAGCCGTTTGATCTCGATGAACTGCTGGCGCGGCTCCGGGCGGTGATCCGGCGTCAGGGCGGGCAGGCTTCGGGGCTGATCGGCAATGGCCAGATCACGCTCGATCCCGCCACGCACACAGCATTCTGCGGCGAGGAGCGGGCCGTGCTCAGCTCGCGCGAGTTCGCGGTGCTGCACGCGCTTCTGCTCCAGCCGGGCCGCATCCTGAGCCGCTCGGCGCTCGAAGAGCGGGTCTATGGCTGGGACGAGGAGGTCGAGAGCAACGCCATCGATTACCTGATCCACCAGCTCCGCCGCAAGCTCGGCGCGACGAGCATCAAAAACATACGGGGTGCGGGATGGATGGTCGAAAAACAGCCATGA
- a CDS encoding GIY-YIG nuclease family protein: MQYTIFGQNSRQGSYILLINLDRAIKVAFGKFRKSEPLELQPSHYLYVGSALGSAKGRFPLASRLLRHASRSDSKPPHAIRSALLELFMSWGYRAPASRGDKKLHWHIDFLLDREEAELAHVFIFPGAERIEARLAATLAAMPETTPVADRLGAQDAAAGTHLFRIDKLEPLLPCLEKAMPDLIRQG, encoded by the coding sequence ATGCAGTATACCATTTTCGGGCAGAATTCCCGACAGGGCAGCTACATCTTGCTGATCAACCTCGACCGCGCAATCAAAGTGGCGTTCGGCAAATTCCGCAAAAGTGAACCGCTCGAACTGCAACCGAGCCACTACCTCTACGTCGGCTCGGCGCTCGGCAGCGCGAAAGGGCGCTTCCCGCTCGCCTCGCGCCTGCTCCGTCACGCCTCGCGAAGCGACAGCAAGCCGCCGCACGCCATCAGGAGCGCGTTGCTCGAACTGTTCATGTCATGGGGATACCGCGCGCCGGCCAGTCGGGGGGATAAAAAACTGCACTGGCACATCGACTTTTTGCTCGACCGCGAGGAAGCCGAACTCGCGCATGTGTTTATTTTTCCGGGAGCGGAGCGCATTGAAGCGCGACTCGCCGCAACGCTCGCCGCAATGCCAGAAACCACGCCCGTCGCCGACCGCCTCGGCGCCCAGGACGCCGCCGCAGGTACGCATCTTTTCAGGATTGACAAGCTGGAACCCTTGTTGCCGTGCCTCGAAAAAGCAATGCCTGATCTGATCCGGCAAGGCTGA
- the ftsY gene encoding signal recognition particle-docking protein FtsY, with the protein MGFFDKLGLSRLKEGLTKTRDTLRDKLAFVSRGKTEVDDEFLEELENILVAADVGVETTLDIVDAVTVRSKGKTYRSEEELNEMVMGEIRNLLVESGHEHPVDFDAPLSAKPYVIMIVGVNGAGKTTTVAKLAHNYDKAGKKVVIAAADTFRAAAYEQLKIWADRAGVPIIGQGQGADPASVVFDSVSSAVSKGTDVVLVDTAGRLHNKSHLMEELAKIMRVAKKKIPEAPHEVLLVLDGTTGQNAVQQAREFTKFVNVTGLVMTKLDGTSKGGIVLSISRELNLPVKYIGVGEKIDDLQLFDRKSFVEALLEKEK; encoded by the coding sequence ATGGGCTTTTTTGACAAGTTAGGGCTGTCGCGCCTCAAGGAGGGGCTCACCAAAACCCGCGACACGCTTCGCGACAAACTGGCGTTTGTTTCCCGGGGCAAAACCGAGGTGGATGACGAGTTCCTCGAAGAGCTCGAAAACATTCTCGTTGCCGCCGATGTGGGTGTCGAGACCACGCTTGACATTGTCGATGCGGTCACCGTGCGCTCCAAAGGCAAAACCTACCGTTCGGAGGAGGAGCTGAACGAGATGGTGATGGGCGAAATTCGCAACCTGCTTGTCGAGTCGGGCCACGAGCATCCGGTTGATTTCGACGCGCCGTTGTCGGCAAAACCCTACGTCATCATGATCGTCGGCGTCAACGGCGCGGGCAAGACCACCACCGTGGCCAAGCTGGCGCACAACTACGACAAGGCGGGCAAGAAGGTGGTGATCGCCGCCGCCGACACCTTCCGCGCCGCGGCCTACGAGCAACTCAAAATCTGGGCTGATCGCGCCGGAGTGCCGATCATCGGCCAGGGGCAGGGAGCCGATCCGGCCTCGGTGGTGTTCGACTCGGTCAGCTCGGCGGTTTCGAAGGGCACGGATGTGGTGCTGGTCGATACGGCGGGCAGGCTGCACAACAAGAGCCACCTGATGGAGGAGCTGGCCAAAATCATGCGCGTGGCCAAGAAAAAGATCCCCGAAGCGCCGCACGAAGTGCTGCTGGTGCTCGACGGCACCACCGGCCAGAACGCCGTACAGCAGGCTCGCGAGTTTACGAAGTTCGTCAACGTCACCGGCCTCGTCATGACCAAACTCGACGGCACCTCAAAAGGAGGCATCGTGCTTTCGATCTCCCGCGAACTGAACCTGCCGGTCAAGTACATCGGGGTCGGCGAAAAGATCGACGACCTCCAGCTCTTCGACCGCAAGAGCTTCGTCGAAGCGCTGCTCGAAAAAGAGAAGTGA